Proteins encoded within one genomic window of Macrobrachium nipponense isolate FS-2020 chromosome 8, ASM1510439v2, whole genome shotgun sequence:
- the LOC135223234 gene encoding cuticle protein AM1199-like: MLMIYIAATLLLLNNVRSAPVHHEHGLVPATPIPILVDERIPIDSLGGYGFRIASGNGIEWTEESLPAGPHNQRVTNGAYSFTHPDGTAHHLSYSADASGFHPQSSMIPTPFPLTPWQLEQVQFAEAQRQLQAEAASHV; encoded by the exons ATGCTGATGATATACATTGCT GCGACACTACTTCTGCTGAATAATGTACGGAGTGCCCCAGTTCATCACGAGCATGGATTAGTCCCAGCCACTCCGATACCCATCCTTGTGGACGAAAGAATCCCCATCGATAGCCTGGGAGGGTATGGTTTCAG GATTGCTTCTGGAAACGGCATAGAATGGACAGAAGAGTCTCTACCAGCAGGTCCTCATAACCAAAGAGTCACAAATGGAGCCTATTC TTTCACACATCCCGACGGCACCGCCCACCACTTGAGTTACTCAGCAGATGCCTCAGGATTCCACCCTCAGTCCAGCATGATTCCAACTCCATTCCCACTGACACCATGGCAGTTGGAACag GTTCAGTTCGCCGAGGCGCAAAGACAACTTCAAGCGGAAGCTGCTTCGCATGTCTAA